The following coding sequences are from one Eleginops maclovinus isolate JMC-PN-2008 ecotype Puerto Natales chromosome 11, JC_Emac_rtc_rv5, whole genome shotgun sequence window:
- the ckma gene encoding creatine kinase, muscle a, translating into MPFGNTHNNFKLNYKVEDEFPDLSKHNNHMAKVLSKELYGKIRDRQTPSGFTLDDVIQTGVDNPGHPFIMTVGCVAGDEESYEVFKDLFDPIISDRHGGYKPTDKHKTDLNFENLKGGDDLDPNYVLSSRVRTGRSIKGFTLPPHNSRGERRGIEKLSVEALTSLDGEFKGKYYPLKSMTDAEQDQLINDHFLFDKPVSPLLTCAGMARDWPDGRGIMHNDNKTFLVWVNEEDHLRVISMQKGGNMREVFKRFCVGLQKIEEIFKKHGHGFMWNEHLGYILTCPSNLGTGLRGGVHVKLPKLSTHPKFDEILNRLRLQKRGTGGVDTASVGGVFDISNADRLGSSEVSQVQLVVDGVKLMVEMEKKLEKGEAIDSMIPAQK; encoded by the exons ATGCCTTTCGGTAACACCCACAACAACTTCAAACTCAACTACAAAGTTGAGGATGAGTTCCCCGATCTGTCCAAGCACAACAACCATATGGCAAAGGTGCTGAGCAAGGAACTGTACGGCAAGATTAGGGACAGGCAGACACCTAGTGGCTTCACCCTGGATGATGTCATCCAGACTGGTGTCGACAACCCTG GTCACCCCTTCATCATGACTGTTGGCTGCGTTGCTGGTGATGAGGAGTCCTACGAGGTCTTCAAGGATCTGTTTGACCCCATCATCTCAGACCGTCATGGTGGATACAAGCCCACTGACAAGCACAAGACCGACCTGAACTTCGAGAACCTgaag GGAGGTGACGACCTGGACCCCAACTACGTTCTGTCCAGCCGTGTGCGTACTGGTCGCAGCATCAAGGGATTCACTCTTCCCCCCCACAACAGCCGTGGCGAGCGTAGAGGCATTGAGAAGCTGTCCGTTGAGG CTCTGACCAGCCTGGATGGTGAGTTCAAGGGCAAGTACTACCCCCTGAAGTCCATGACTGATGCCGAGCAGGATCAGCTGATCAACGATCACTTCCTGTTCGACAAGCCCGTCTCTCCCCTGCTGACCTGCGCCGGCATGGCCCGTGACTGGCCCGACGGCAGAGGCATCAT GCACAACGACAACAAGACCTTCCTGGTCTGGGTGAACGAGGAGGATCACCTGCGTGTCATCTCCATGCAGAAGGGCGGCAACATGAGGGAGGTCTTCAAGCGTTTCTGCGTTGGTCTGCAGAAG ATTGAGGAGATCTTCAAGAAGCACGGACACGGCTTCATGTGGAACGAGCATCTCGGCTATATCCTGACCTGCCCCTCCAACCTGGGAACCGGCCTGCGTGGTGGAGTCCACGTCAAGCTTCCCAAGCTGAGCACACACCCCAAGTTCGACGAGATCCTCAACAGGCTGCGTCTGCAGAAGCGTGGCACAG GTGGTGTGGACACAGCCTCCGTCGGTGGTGTGTTCGACATCTCCAACGCTGACCGTCTGGGTTCCTCCGAGGTGTCACAGGTGCAGCTGGTGGTTGATGGTGTCAAGCTCATGGTTGAGATGGAGAAGAAGCTGGAGAAGGGAGAGGCTATCGACAGCATGATCCCCGCCCAGAAGTAA